A genomic window from Halorubrum lacusprofundi ATCC 49239 includes:
- a CDS encoding aldo/keto reductase, with product MEYTTLGDTGATVSRLALGCMSFGSEHEWMLDEEEGRELIERAIDLGITFFDTANVYSNGESEAILGDVLAEYDRDRFTVATKVYGEMDESNPNSGGLSRKAIEQELENSLDRLGMDTVDLYQIHRWDYDTPIEETLSALDDAVRRGKVRYLGASSMWAHQFAEALHTSDREGYERFVTMQNLYNLAYREEEREMVPLCQREGIGMLPWSPLGAGYLTRPYEQDDATTRGEHETALGRPYREGGGEEINRRIEELADEKDVKMAQIALRWVAGKEVVDAPIVGTSSVEHLEDAVEALDVDLSDSDVEWLEEPYEAVRVSGHE from the coding sequence ATGGAGTACACGACGCTGGGCGATACGGGCGCGACCGTCAGCCGACTCGCCCTCGGCTGTATGAGCTTCGGGAGCGAACACGAGTGGATGCTCGACGAGGAGGAGGGCCGGGAGCTGATCGAGCGCGCGATCGATCTGGGTATCACGTTCTTCGACACCGCGAACGTCTACTCGAACGGCGAGAGCGAGGCGATCCTCGGCGACGTGCTCGCCGAGTACGACCGCGACCGGTTCACCGTCGCCACCAAGGTGTACGGCGAGATGGACGAGTCGAACCCGAACTCGGGCGGGCTCTCGCGGAAGGCGATCGAACAGGAGCTGGAGAACAGCCTCGATCGGCTCGGGATGGACACGGTCGACCTGTATCAGATCCACCGGTGGGACTACGACACGCCGATCGAGGAGACGCTGTCCGCGCTCGACGACGCCGTGCGGCGCGGGAAGGTACGGTACCTCGGCGCCTCCTCGATGTGGGCCCACCAGTTCGCCGAGGCGCTGCACACGAGCGACCGGGAGGGATACGAGCGGTTCGTCACCATGCAGAACCTCTACAACCTCGCGTACCGCGAGGAAGAGCGCGAGATGGTTCCCCTCTGTCAGCGGGAGGGAATCGGGATGCTCCCGTGGAGCCCGCTCGGCGCGGGGTACCTCACGCGCCCCTACGAGCAGGACGACGCGACGACCCGCGGGGAACACGAGACGGCGCTCGGGCGTCCGTACCGCGAGGGCGGCGGCGAGGAGATCAACCGCCGGATCGAAGAGTTGGCCGACGAGAAGGACGTGAAGATGGCCCAGATCGCGCTCCGCTGGGTGGCCGGCAAGGAAGTCGTCGACGCGCCTATCGTCGGCACCTCCAGCGTCGAGCACCTCGAAGACGCCGTCGAGGCGCTCGACGTCGATCTCTCGGACTCGGACGTGGAGTGGCTGGAGGAGCCGTACGAGGCGGTCCGCGTCTCCGGTCACGAGTGA